The region GCTGAATGACAGTCCGGAAATCAGTGAGCAGACGAAGGTCAAGATTAAAGAGTATGCCAAACTCAAAAATTATAAACCGAATGTTATTGGTTTGAATTTAAAAAATCGTAAAACCAAAACGATTGGAGTAATTATACCTAATATATTAAACTCTTTCTTTGCAAAAGTTTTTAGTGGTATCGAAAAGGTTGCCGATAAAAAAGGATATAATGTAATTACTTGTATTTCTAATGAATCTCTTGAAAAAGAAGTTCACACATTGGAAATGCTGAGCAACGGAACTATCGACGGATTTATTTTGTCAGTTTCTCAAGAGGCTCAAAAACTTCAGGATTACAATCATTTCTCTGAAATCATAAACGATGGAACACCAATCGTTATGTTTGACCGTATTGCAGATGAAGTGGATTGTGATAAAGTAGTGGTAGACGATTATGATTCGGCTATCAATTCGACACAGCATTTAATTAATTTAGGTTGTAAAAATATCGCTCTGATTTCTTCTGTAGATAATATTAGTGTTGGAAAACTAAGAACAGAAGGATATTTAAAAGCTTTAAAGGACAATAATATCCCTATAAACGAAAAAATTATTCTTCGTACCGATTCTGAAGAAGATATGAAAGCTAAAATTGAAGGGATTTTTGATCACAAAATCGATGGAATCTTTGCTTTAGATGAAAATGATTCTGTTGCTGCTTTAAGAGTAAGTTTGAAAAAAGGATACAGAGTACCGGAAGATATTTCGATTATTGGTTTTGCCGATGGAATCTTAGCTTCCAGACGTTTATCACCAAGTTTGACAACTGTAAGTCAGCATGGAGTTGAAATTGGAGAAGTGGCAGCCAAAAGGTTAATCGAAAGATTGGAAGAACCGGAGGGAACGGTTTCTGAATATGAAACGATTGTAATTAAGACGAAGTTGAAAGAACGAGAATCTACTAGAAAAGTATAATAGATACAAGATTAAAAATTAACAAAAAAGGACTGTTCTCTGAACAGTCCTTTTTTTATGCATAATTTATGTCATTTCGACGAAGGAGAAATCTCCGCGAGAAGCTCTACAAAGATTGGCTTATTAGAACGGAGTTACTTGCGGAGATTTCTCCTTCGTCGAAATGACAAGATTGAGTTGTCTCTTGATAAAAAAATCTAAAATCTAAAATCTAAAATCAACAATCTGAAATCTAAAATAAATTAATGCGCTTCTAACCAATCTTTCCCCATTCCTAATTCAACTTCCAACGGAACCGACATTTTAAAAGCATTTTCCATTTCGTGTTTAATCATTGGTTGGATTTTTTCGAGTTCATCGTTGTGAACATCGAACACAAGCTCATCATGTACCTGAAGTAACATTTTAGATTTCCAGTTTTCGTCACGAAGTTTTTTATGAATATTGATCATGGCGATTTTAATCACATCTGCTGCACTTCCCTGAATTGGTGCGTTTACAGCATTTCTTTCAGCGGCACTTCTTACCACGGCATTTGCAGAATTAATATCTTTTAAATAACGACGACGACCTAAAATAGTTTGTACATAACCTTTTTCGCGTGCAAATTCAACTTGTTCAGAGATATAAGATTTAAGACGTGGATAAGTCTTGTAATAAGCATCAATCAAAGCGGCACTTTCGCTTCTTGATAATGAAGTTTGATTGCTCAATCCAAAAGCAGAAACACCATAGATAATTCCGAAGTTTACCGTTTTAGCGTTGCTTCTTTGTTCGCGTGATACTTCATCCAAGGCAACATTGAATACCTTTGCAGCAGTTGCTTTATGAATGTCTTCACCATCTTGGAAAGCTTTAATCATATTTTCTTCTCCACTCAAAGCTGCAATAATTCGCAATTCGATTTGAGAGTAATCGGCAGAGATTAAAGTGTAATTTTCATCGCGTGCTACAAAAGCTTTACGAATCTGACGACCTCTTTCGGTACGGATTGGAATGTTCTGTAAGTTTGGATTATTCGAGCTCAAACGTCCCGTTGCGGCAACCGTCTGCATATAATCGGTATGAACGCGTTGCGTCTTTATGTCAACTTGTTCTGGTAAAGCTAAAATATAAGTGCTTTGCAGTTTTACCATTTGACGCCAATCCAGGATTTGTTTTACGATCGGATTGTCATTTGCTAAATAAGTTAAAACTTCTTCTCCGGTTGCGTATTGACCTGTCTTGGTTTTCTTTTGTTTTGCTCCGCCAATTTTAAGCTTTTCAAATAAAATATCTCCTAA is a window of Flavobacterium crocinum DNA encoding:
- a CDS encoding LacI family DNA-binding transcriptional regulator gives rise to the protein MKAKATLKQIAKELGVSVSTVSKALNDSPEISEQTKVKIKEYAKLKNYKPNVIGLNLKNRKTKTIGVIIPNILNSFFAKVFSGIEKVADKKGYNVITCISNESLEKEVHTLEMLSNGTIDGFILSVSQEAQKLQDYNHFSEIINDGTPIVMFDRIADEVDCDKVVVDDYDSAINSTQHLINLGCKNIALISSVDNISVGKLRTEGYLKALKDNNIPINEKIILRTDSEEDMKAKIEGIFDHKIDGIFALDENDSVAALRVSLKKGYRVPEDISIIGFADGILASRRLSPSLTTVSQHGVEIGEVAAKRLIERLEEPEGTVSEYETIVIKTKLKERESTRKV